One Chitinophagaceae bacterium C216 genomic window carries:
- the arnC_1 gene encoding Undecaprenyl-phosphate 4-deoxy-4-formamido-L-arabinose transferase, whose amino-acid sequence MEKIAPSTYYQDIRNTFNNLRVCVIIPTYNNARTIQSVICDVLQYTHNVIVVNDGSTDNTEQILREFDNITIVSYTPNAGKGMALRTGFKKALELQYDYAVTIDSDGQHFAKDLPVFIHKLQEEGPALIMGARNMDTADNVPGKSSFGNKFSNFWYKVETGIALPDTQTGYRLYPLQALKKMKFFTRKYEFEIEVIVRLAWAGVKVVSVPITVYYPPKDERISHFRPFKDFTRISIVNTVLVTICFCYIWPRNFFRRFTKQNWRQELKNLLLKPGEPDIVKACSTAFGGFMGIVPIWGFQLLVGIALAHLFRLNKALFVLAVHISIPPLIPVIVFLSYKLGKPFMGGRAVDISFNKELTLTKIWLNIEQYIYGSMVLAIIIGILFGLITFLFLKVRKLKKRTYS is encoded by the coding sequence TTGGAAAAGATAGCTCCATCTACATATTATCAGGATATCAGAAATACCTTTAATAATTTAAGGGTCTGCGTTATTATTCCTACATATAATAACGCCAGAACCATTCAATCTGTTATCTGCGATGTATTGCAATACACACATAATGTAATTGTTGTAAACGACGGCTCTACTGATAATACGGAACAAATTCTCAGAGAATTTGACAATATTACTATTGTATCCTATACCCCCAATGCAGGGAAAGGAATGGCATTGCGCACCGGCTTCAAAAAAGCGCTAGAGCTGCAATACGATTATGCCGTTACTATTGACTCCGATGGGCAGCATTTTGCCAAAGATCTTCCGGTTTTTATTCATAAACTCCAAGAAGAAGGACCGGCACTGATTATGGGAGCGCGCAATATGGATACAGCAGACAATGTTCCCGGAAAAAGTAGCTTTGGCAATAAGTTCAGCAATTTCTGGTATAAGGTGGAAACGGGCATTGCGCTACCCGATACTCAAACGGGTTATAGATTGTACCCGCTCCAGGCTCTAAAAAAAATGAAGTTCTTTACGCGCAAATATGAGTTCGAAATTGAAGTGATTGTGCGGCTTGCATGGGCAGGAGTAAAGGTAGTATCGGTACCCATCACTGTATACTACCCTCCAAAAGACGAAAGGATTTCGCATTTCAGGCCTTTTAAAGATTTTACACGTATCAGTATTGTAAATACAGTTTTGGTAACCATCTGCTTTTGCTACATTTGGCCACGCAATTTCTTTCGTCGGTTTACCAAGCAAAACTGGCGACAAGAACTTAAAAATTTGTTGCTAAAACCCGGAGAGCCCGATATCGTAAAAGCCTGTTCCACAGCCTTTGGAGGCTTTATGGGTATTGTACCCATATGGGGATTTCAATTACTAGTAGGCATTGCGCTGGCACATCTGTTTAGACTGAATAAAGCCTTATTTGTACTCGCTGTGCACATTAGCATTCCACCTTTGATTCCCGTTATCGTTTTCCTAAGTTATAAACTAGGCAAACCCTTTATGGGGGGCAGAGCGGTAGACATTTCTTTCAACAAGGAGTTGACACTTACCAAAATTTGGCTGAATATAGAACAGTATATTTACGGAAGCATGGTTCTTGCCATCATAATCGGAATACTGTTTGGGTTGATTACATTTTTATTTTTGAAAGTCCGCAAATTAAAAAAGCGTACTTATTCTTAA
- the cmoA_1 gene encoding Carboxy-S-adenosyl-L-methionine synthase, whose product MQKIFTSIFDFFRKNKTALYCSFFSTLAVFIFFASRIKFVEDIYAILPKDHKTEKLTQIFENSKFADKLVVMASVKDTAATQPDSLVAYADAFAEALQHQASTYIKNLRYKIDEDFTYTLFETMQHHLPVFLTEDDYKKIDTLLQAPELTKSLARSSSILSIPGPAPIKNVVLNDPSGISFLALKKLQQLQYEDNFTLHNNHFVTRDKKTILLFITPAYPAGNTGANKDFFSIIDRITDSLSQSQFGNIDTKYFGAAVVSQSNAAQLRQDTLLTQGITVLLIVLFLGFYFRKKRAPLLILVPVVYGASLALAAICFIKGSISVIALGTGSLVLGIAVNYSLHVINHYRHTGDLRKVIADLSFPLTIGSATTILGFFSLQYATSDMLKDLGLFGGFSLIGAALCSLIFLPHFITTHKYNATPRPTWLDKISSIRFEHNKWLVAAIFIITIILYRFGKVSFEPDMTQLNYMSEKVKAAENKLNSISGAALKSIYIVSEGNDLNEALQKNEALQQHIHTLKNEGIVYSSSGVANLFVSATLQQQRIQQWKTFWSDSKKQAVLQELTSLAPKNGFTEDGINNFRALIEKDYQPIQFSQLQSLRNSFLDDYISEKEELASVVTLVKVPEQYKSKTISQLEQLPHVTVLDRQYLTERLTEIVNEDFNRIAWIVSLIVAGVLLFTYGRIELMLMTFIPMLFSWIWILGIMAICNIQFNIVNIIISALIFGLGDDYSLFVMDGLLNEYKTGKKNLAAYKSSILLSAITTITGLGVLIFAQHPALRSIAFISVTGILCVVLMAQILIPFFFSIVIKNRIQKGFHPWTIWSWSRSVFSFCYFGFVSILLTIIGIFLIKLNLLGRKKGKAVYHYLLSKFCMSVLYIMGNFRKRQINPYNEKFEKPAVVIANHQSFLDILQMAMLNPKLILLTNNWVWKSPVFGWAVKMADFYPVANGIENSIDLLSKQVEQGYSIAVFPEGTRTSHPPMKRFHKGAFYLAEQLKLDIVPILFHGLGYTMTKGDYLLKNGPITAKYLPRISYEDRTWGNTYQERTKSISRYFKQQHEALTKELEQPEYFKEHLFFNYIYKGPVLEWYLKVKLRLENYYQPFHELLPEEGTFLDLGCGYGFMSYILHWASQGKRKFTGVDYDEEKIDTAQHCFSRTEDVNFVCEDIAAFKLDKYNGIIISDVLHYLHPEQQQQVIEKAIDALLPNGVLIIRDGDIDLKRKHKGTQLTEQLSTKIFSFNKTTHALYYLSGKSIENIAKNKQIAIQRIDHTKYTSNVIWVLRKP is encoded by the coding sequence ATGCAAAAGATATTTACATCGATATTTGATTTTTTTAGAAAGAACAAGACTGCTCTTTACTGCTCCTTTTTTTCTACACTGGCAGTTTTTATCTTCTTTGCTTCCAGAATTAAATTCGTAGAGGATATTTACGCCATTCTTCCGAAAGATCATAAAACGGAAAAACTTACCCAGATTTTTGAGAATTCCAAATTTGCAGACAAGCTAGTAGTGATGGCTTCCGTAAAAGACACTGCCGCCACACAGCCTGATAGCTTGGTTGCTTATGCCGATGCATTTGCAGAAGCATTGCAACACCAAGCAAGTACCTACATCAAAAATCTACGCTATAAAATTGACGAGGATTTCACGTATACTCTTTTTGAAACCATGCAGCATCATCTTCCGGTTTTTCTTACAGAAGATGATTATAAAAAAATAGATACACTACTACAAGCACCCGAGCTAACCAAATCACTAGCTCGAAGTAGTTCTATATTAAGTATTCCCGGTCCTGCACCTATAAAGAATGTTGTACTCAATGATCCTTCGGGTATTTCTTTTCTAGCATTAAAGAAACTACAGCAACTACAATACGAAGATAATTTTACTTTACACAACAATCATTTCGTCACACGAGATAAAAAAACAATACTACTCTTTATCACTCCGGCTTATCCTGCCGGAAACACCGGAGCTAATAAAGATTTTTTCTCAATTATAGATCGCATCACGGACTCACTGTCACAATCGCAGTTTGGTAATATCGATACAAAATATTTTGGAGCAGCAGTAGTATCGCAGAGCAATGCTGCACAATTAAGACAAGACACGCTATTAACTCAGGGCATCACCGTACTGTTAATCGTTTTATTTTTGGGTTTTTACTTCAGAAAGAAAAGAGCGCCCTTGCTCATTTTGGTGCCGGTGGTATATGGAGCCTCGCTGGCGCTGGCTGCTATTTGTTTTATAAAGGGTAGTATTTCAGTCATTGCGTTGGGCACCGGTTCGCTGGTGCTGGGAATTGCGGTCAACTATTCATTGCATGTTATTAATCATTATCGCCATACCGGAGATCTAAGAAAGGTTATTGCCGATCTTTCATTCCCGTTAACCATCGGAAGCGCAACAACTATTCTGGGGTTCTTTAGTCTGCAATATGCCACTTCAGACATGTTGAAGGACTTGGGGTTGTTTGGTGGTTTTAGTTTGATTGGCGCCGCCCTATGCTCTCTAATATTCCTACCGCATTTTATTACTACCCATAAATATAATGCTACGCCTCGTCCTACCTGGCTAGACAAGATTTCCTCCATTCGTTTTGAGCATAATAAATGGTTGGTTGCTGCGATTTTCATTATTACTATTATTCTTTACCGATTTGGTAAAGTATCTTTTGAGCCCGATATGACGCAGCTGAATTACATGTCCGAGAAAGTTAAAGCAGCAGAAAACAAACTCAACAGTATTAGTGGTGCTGCCTTAAAATCTATTTACATAGTAAGCGAAGGAAATGACCTAAATGAAGCGTTGCAGAAGAACGAAGCCCTGCAGCAGCATATACATACTCTTAAAAACGAGGGCATCGTTTACAGTAGCTCGGGAGTGGCCAATCTTTTTGTGTCTGCAACCCTGCAGCAGCAAAGAATACAACAATGGAAAACATTCTGGAGTGATTCTAAAAAACAGGCAGTACTGCAAGAGCTTACTTCGCTAGCACCAAAAAACGGCTTTACTGAAGATGGTATTAATAATTTCAGAGCACTGATTGAAAAAGATTACCAGCCAATACAGTTTTCTCAATTGCAAAGCCTGCGCAATAGTTTTTTGGATGATTATATTTCGGAGAAAGAAGAACTGGCCTCGGTCGTCACTTTAGTAAAGGTTCCGGAGCAATACAAATCAAAGACCATCTCCCAACTGGAACAATTACCTCATGTCACAGTTTTAGATAGACAGTACCTTACCGAAAGATTGACAGAAATTGTGAATGAAGATTTCAATCGCATCGCATGGATAGTTTCCTTAATTGTTGCTGGAGTATTGCTGTTCACTTATGGAAGAATAGAACTGATGCTGATGACCTTTATCCCCATGCTATTTAGCTGGATTTGGATATTGGGTATTATGGCTATCTGCAACATTCAATTCAACATTGTAAATATTATTATCTCCGCATTAATATTCGGTTTGGGAGATGATTATAGCCTGTTTGTAATGGACGGTTTATTGAATGAGTACAAAACAGGCAAAAAGAATCTAGCTGCCTATAAATCATCTATATTACTTTCTGCCATTACTACTATTACGGGATTAGGTGTACTCATATTCGCCCAACATCCTGCGTTACGCTCCATTGCTTTTATTTCCGTTACTGGCATTTTGTGTGTGGTATTGATGGCGCAAATATTGATTCCGTTTTTCTTTTCAATAGTTATCAAGAATCGTATACAAAAAGGTTTCCATCCGTGGACTATTTGGAGTTGGAGCCGCTCTGTTTTTTCCTTTTGCTATTTTGGTTTTGTAAGCATATTACTTACTATCATCGGTATTTTTCTTATCAAGCTTAACCTCCTGGGAAGAAAAAAGGGTAAAGCAGTATATCACTATTTGCTTTCGAAGTTCTGTATGTCTGTGCTCTATATCATGGGCAATTTTAGAAAACGGCAAATCAATCCGTATAACGAAAAATTTGAGAAACCTGCTGTTGTAATAGCCAATCATCAATCTTTTCTAGACATTTTGCAAATGGCCATGCTTAATCCCAAACTTATTTTATTAACCAATAATTGGGTGTGGAAATCACCGGTATTTGGATGGGCGGTTAAGATGGCAGATTTTTACCCGGTTGCTAACGGTATAGAGAACAGTATAGATCTATTGAGCAAACAAGTAGAACAAGGTTATTCCATAGCTGTATTTCCCGAAGGAACCCGCACGTCACATCCACCGATGAAACGTTTCCATAAAGGGGCTTTTTATCTTGCCGAACAGTTAAAACTGGATATTGTTCCGATTCTTTTTCATGGGTTAGGGTACACCATGACAAAAGGAGATTATTTGCTGAAAAATGGCCCTATTACTGCTAAATATCTACCCCGCATCAGCTATGAAGACCGTACTTGGGGCAACACTTATCAAGAAAGAACAAAATCTATCTCTCGATATTTTAAACAACAACATGAAGCTTTAACTAAAGAATTGGAGCAGCCTGAATATTTCAAAGAACATTTATTCTTCAATTATATCTACAAAGGCCCTGTACTGGAATGGTATCTCAAAGTAAAATTAAGACTGGAAAACTATTACCAACCTTTCCATGAATTACTACCGGAAGAAGGAACATTTCTGGATCTGGGTTGTGGTTATGGTTTTATGAGTTATATCTTGCATTGGGCCAGTCAGGGTAAAAGAAAATTTACAGGAGTAGATTATGACGAAGAAAAAATAGATACAGCACAACACTGTTTCAGTAGAACAGAAGATGTAAACTTTGTCTGTGAAGACATTGCCGCATTTAAGTTGGATAAATACAACGGCATCATCATAAGTGATGTACTGCATTATCTCCATCCCGAACAACAACAACAAGTGATTGAAAAAGCTATTGACGCGCTGTTGCCTAACGGTGTACTCATCATACGCGATGGAGATATTGACCTAAAAAGAAAACACAAAGGAACCCAACTCACAGAGCAACTGTCTACCAAAATATTTTCATTCAATAAAACCACACATGCGCTTTACTATCTATCAGGCAAAAGCATTGAAAATATTGCTAAAAACAAGCAAATAGCAATACAACGCATAGATCATACAAAATATACTTCTAATGTAATATGGGTACTGAGAAAACCTTAA
- the lpxH gene encoding UDP-2,3-diacylglucosamine hydrolase, with protein sequence MQTKKNIYFLSDFHLGAPSYEASRIREKKIVAFLNEIADGASEVFLVGDMFDFWYEYKYVVPKGYLRLLGKLADLSDVGVKLHFFVGNHDMWVSSYFQQELGMAVYFEPKEFEWSGKKFLIGHGDGLGPGDKGYKRLKKVFRNPVSQWLFGVLPPQIGIGIANYMSKRSRIKTGSSEDVFLGEDKEWLVQYCKSKLAEKPYDYFIFGHRHLPIDFKLSEQSRYINLGDWIKFFTYAVFDHEDVHLLTYHSDPSKINRNY encoded by the coding sequence TTGCAGACGAAGAAGAACATATACTTTTTATCGGACTTTCATTTGGGTGCACCTTCATATGAAGCAAGTCGAATTAGAGAAAAAAAGATAGTGGCGTTTCTAAATGAAATAGCCGATGGTGCTTCCGAAGTATTTTTGGTGGGGGATATGTTCGACTTTTGGTATGAGTATAAATACGTAGTCCCAAAGGGTTATTTACGTTTGTTAGGGAAACTGGCCGATTTGTCTGATGTAGGTGTAAAGCTTCATTTTTTTGTGGGCAATCACGATATGTGGGTGAGCAGTTATTTTCAGCAAGAGCTTGGTATGGCGGTTTATTTTGAACCGAAAGAATTTGAATGGAGCGGTAAAAAATTTTTAATCGGCCATGGAGATGGTTTAGGTCCGGGAGATAAGGGGTATAAGCGCTTGAAAAAAGTATTTCGCAATCCTGTGAGTCAATGGTTGTTTGGTGTACTGCCTCCACAAATAGGCATTGGCATAGCCAATTATATGAGTAAAAGAAGTCGTATTAAAACCGGTAGCTCCGAAGATGTGTTTTTGGGTGAGGACAAGGAATGGTTGGTTCAATATTGTAAAAGCAAGTTGGCTGAAAAACCCTACGATTATTTTATATTTGGTCATAGACATCTTCCGATAGATTTTAAGTTGAGTGAGCAAAGTCGTTATATCAATCTGGGAGACTGGATTAAGTTTTTTACATATGCGGTTTTTGATCATGAAGATGTGCACTTGCTGACATATCATAGTGATCCGTCTAAAATCAACCGTAATTATTGA
- the eamA gene encoding putative amino-acid metabolite efflux pump: protein MNTKISWLLTGLLFTILWSSAATATKIALLDAQPLVVAVCRFGIAALLMLFIAHGILRQKLPNRIELKQLAIYGLLNITIYLGIYVIAMKEVTASIGALTIAASPVFISFLSVFVLKKPISVQVLLALLICLFGFVVVAWPLFDGVSVTVKGLILLVSCMFSYSAGTIYFSSKKWDRLHLLTINGWQTLLGGIFLFPIMLITYKSGANHFDKNFWIGTIWLATLVSVGAVWLWLKLIKEDAVKAGLWLFLCPIFGIIIAAILVKDRISWHTFAGVALVLSGLALSQYEKRTETPME, encoded by the coding sequence ATGAATACGAAGATCTCCTGGCTGTTAACCGGCCTGTTATTTACCATATTGTGGTCCTCTGCGGCAACTGCAACGAAAATTGCGTTGTTGGATGCCCAACCTTTGGTTGTTGCTGTATGCAGATTTGGCATTGCCGCATTGCTGATGCTTTTTATAGCACATGGTATATTACGACAAAAGTTACCCAATCGTATAGAACTAAAACAATTAGCCATATACGGTTTACTGAACATCACTATCTATCTGGGCATTTATGTTATAGCTATGAAGGAAGTGACAGCGAGTATTGGGGCGTTAACCATAGCGGCAAGTCCGGTATTTATCAGTTTTCTATCGGTATTTGTGTTGAAGAAGCCAATCAGCGTTCAAGTGTTATTGGCATTGCTCATTTGTTTGTTCGGTTTTGTTGTTGTAGCCTGGCCGTTGTTTGACGGGGTATCGGTTACCGTAAAGGGATTGATTTTACTTGTTAGTTGTATGTTTTCCTATTCGGCAGGGACAATTTATTTCTCGTCTAAGAAATGGGACAGACTGCATTTGCTCACTATTAACGGCTGGCAGACATTATTGGGCGGTATATTTTTATTTCCGATAATGTTGATTACTTATAAGTCAGGGGCCAATCATTTTGATAAAAACTTCTGGATTGGTACCATTTGGTTGGCTACACTGGTTTCGGTGGGGGCGGTATGGCTTTGGCTGAAGCTGATTAAAGAAGATGCTGTAAAAGCCGGATTATGGTTATTCCTCTGTCCTATATTTGGTATTATTATAGCTGCCATTTTAGTAAAAGATCGCATTAGCTGGCACACCTTTGCAGGCGTGGCTTTAGTATTGTCAGGGCTAGCACTAAGTCAGTATGAAAAAAGAACAGAAACACCCATGGAATAA
- the nfdA gene encoding N-substituted formamide deformylase: MRQILICLILYITMTTGCTSKQQADLFVYNATIYTVDPAFSKVSAMVIKDGKILATGDKDKLQHQYECKEMLDAKGKYIYPGFIDAHAHFIGYAQSLIGIDLVGTQSWDEVLQRVVNLADTQDKNSWIIGRGWDQNDWQEKEFPTNEKLNELFPDRPVYLIRIDGHAAIANNKALEIAGIQPGDTISGGSFLTHQDKLTGVLIDNAMDKVVAHIPEPTTIQLERALLRAQQNCFSVGLTTLHDCGLNYETIEAIKSLQDKRTVKIRLYALLSDNKKNYDYLLRNGIIKTSHLHVRGFKLFSDGALGSRGASLLEDYSDQPGWKGFLLSNAEHFDSIAALIAQHNWQMCTHAIGDNGNRVMLQIYAKYLKGKNDLRWRIEHAQVVNKDDFHYFGDYNIVPSVQPTHATSDMYWAGDRLGVERLKSAYAYKQLLEQNGWIPLGTDFPVEDISPFKTFYAAVVRKDAQGFPETGFQKENALTREQALRGMTIWAAKAAFEENEKGSLEPGKVADFVILDNDLMHVPEHELLQLRVWRTYLGGAMVYSR; this comes from the coding sequence ATGCGACAGATTTTAATATGTTTAATTCTGTATATAACAATGACTACTGGTTGTACATCTAAACAACAGGCAGATCTTTTTGTTTACAATGCCACCATATACACCGTTGATCCTGCTTTTAGCAAGGTGTCGGCTATGGTGATAAAAGACGGAAAGATTCTTGCAACTGGCGATAAGGATAAGCTTCAGCATCAGTATGAGTGCAAGGAAATGCTGGACGCAAAAGGAAAGTACATTTATCCTGGATTTATCGATGCCCACGCGCATTTTATTGGGTATGCACAATCTTTAATAGGAATTGATTTGGTCGGCACCCAAAGCTGGGATGAAGTACTGCAGAGGGTTGTAAATCTTGCGGACACTCAGGATAAAAATAGTTGGATTATAGGGCGAGGGTGGGATCAGAACGACTGGCAAGAAAAAGAGTTTCCTACTAATGAAAAGTTGAATGAACTATTTCCCGATAGACCGGTTTATCTTATACGGATAGATGGGCATGCCGCAATTGCAAATAACAAGGCTCTGGAAATAGCGGGCATACAGCCGGGAGATACGATTAGTGGCGGTTCTTTTTTAACCCATCAGGATAAGCTCACGGGTGTTCTGATTGATAATGCGATGGATAAAGTGGTGGCCCATATACCCGAACCTACTACGATTCAGCTGGAGCGCGCATTGCTGCGCGCGCAGCAGAATTGTTTTTCTGTAGGCTTAACAACCTTGCATGATTGCGGATTAAATTATGAAACAATAGAAGCGATCAAGTCTTTGCAAGATAAGCGTACGGTAAAAATCAGACTGTATGCGTTACTCAGCGATAATAAAAAGAATTATGATTATTTGTTGCGCAACGGCATTATTAAAACTTCCCACTTGCATGTAAGAGGATTTAAACTATTCTCCGACGGAGCTTTGGGATCGCGGGGTGCCAGTCTTCTGGAGGATTACAGTGACCAGCCGGGATGGAAAGGATTTTTATTGAGTAATGCAGAACATTTTGATTCCATTGCAGCATTGATTGCCCAACATAATTGGCAGATGTGTACCCATGCTATCGGCGATAATGGAAACAGAGTGATGTTGCAGATTTATGCTAAGTATCTTAAAGGGAAGAACGATCTCCGCTGGCGTATTGAGCATGCCCAGGTGGTAAATAAAGACGATTTTCACTATTTTGGAGATTATAATATTGTCCCCTCTGTACAACCTACGCACGCTACTTCCGATATGTATTGGGCGGGTGACAGATTAGGAGTAGAAAGATTAAAGAGCGCTTATGCCTATAAACAACTATTGGAACAAAATGGCTGGATTCCGCTAGGCACCGATTTTCCGGTGGAAGATATTTCTCCCTTCAAAACCTTTTACGCCGCTGTAGTACGCAAAGATGCACAGGGTTTTCCTGAGACCGGTTTTCAAAAAGAGAATGCTTTAACCCGAGAGCAGGCTTTGCGTGGCATGACAATATGGGCTGCAAAGGCCGCATTTGAAGAAAACGAAAAAGGAAGTTTAGAGCCCGGAAAGGTTGCCGATTTTGTGATACTGGATAACGACCTGATGCATGTTCCAGAGCATGAACTATTACAGTTAAGAGTTTGGCGCACTTATTTGGGCGGTGCTATGGTGTATTCTCGATAA
- the gnd gene encoding 6-phosphogluconate dehydrogenase, decarboxylating: MAQLSDIGVIGLAVMGENLILNMESKGFRVTAYNRTVDKVDNFINGRAKGKNIQGAHSIEELVASLKTPRKIMLMVKAGKPVDDFIDLLLPHLEKGDIIIDGGNSHFPDTERRVKYVESKGLYFIGTGVSGGEEGALLGPSIMPGGSKNAWPEVKPIFQGIAAKVNDGSPCCDWVGDGGAGHFVKMVHNGIEYGDMQLICEVYQIMKDLLGMSTDEMHEVFKEWNEGELDSYLIEITRDILAYKENGEPLIDKILDTAGQKGTGKWTGTVALELGIPLTLITESVFARCLSAIKDERVAASKVLTAGPKPTFTGDKKKFIEQLRDALYSAKIISYAQGYQMMRAAAKEYGWELNYGNIALMWRGGCIIRSRFLGNIKEAFDKDPNLVNLLLDPYFSEKMQACQEGLRTVTATAMLNGIPVPCLSAAINYYDGYRAERLPANLLQAQRDYFGAHTYERVDQPRGQFFHTNWTGRGGDTASTTYVV, translated from the coding sequence ATGGCGCAATTATCAGATATAGGTGTTATAGGCCTGGCAGTAATGGGTGAAAACCTTATTTTGAATATGGAAAGCAAGGGTTTTCGCGTTACTGCCTACAATCGTACAGTAGATAAAGTTGACAACTTCATAAACGGAAGAGCTAAAGGAAAAAACATACAAGGAGCTCATTCCATAGAAGAGCTAGTAGCCTCACTGAAAACACCACGTAAAATTATGCTAATGGTAAAAGCCGGCAAGCCCGTAGATGATTTTATCGACTTGCTATTACCACATCTTGAAAAAGGTGATATTATCATAGACGGAGGCAACTCTCACTTCCCCGATACCGAAAGAAGGGTGAAGTATGTAGAAAGCAAAGGCTTATACTTCATCGGTACCGGAGTATCGGGCGGTGAGGAAGGTGCTTTGCTGGGGCCCTCCATCATGCCCGGCGGCTCTAAAAACGCATGGCCTGAGGTAAAACCTATCTTTCAAGGCATCGCGGCTAAAGTTAATGACGGATCTCCTTGCTGTGACTGGGTAGGAGACGGTGGTGCAGGACATTTCGTGAAAATGGTACATAATGGTATTGAATATGGCGATATGCAGCTGATTTGTGAAGTATATCAAATCATGAAAGACCTTTTAGGCATGTCGACCGATGAAATGCATGAAGTGTTTAAGGAGTGGAATGAAGGCGAGCTTGACAGTTATCTTATTGAAATCACCCGTGATATTTTAGCATATAAAGAAAACGGAGAACCGCTTATTGATAAAATCCTAGATACAGCAGGACAAAAAGGCACCGGTAAGTGGACCGGAACCGTAGCTCTGGAGCTAGGCATTCCCCTCACATTAATTACCGAATCAGTTTTTGCAAGATGTTTGTCTGCAATCAAAGACGAACGCGTTGCAGCATCTAAAGTGCTTACGGCTGGTCCAAAACCAACATTTACCGGTGATAAGAAAAAATTCATAGAACAGTTACGTGATGCATTATATTCCGCCAAAATCATCTCCTACGCACAGGGCTACCAGATGATGCGTGCTGCCGCCAAAGAATATGGCTGGGAACTGAATTACGGCAATATTGCCCTGATGTGGAGAGGTGGCTGTATCATTCGTTCGCGCTTCTTGGGCAACATCAAAGAAGCATTTGATAAGGATCCCAATTTGGTAAACTTATTGCTCGATCCTTATTTCTCCGAAAAAATGCAAGCTTGTCAGGAAGGTTTAAGAACTGTTACTGCAACAGCTATGTTAAACGGCATTCCGGTTCCTTGTCTGAGCGCTGCCATTAACTACTATGACGGCTATCGCGCAGAAAGACTGCCAGCCAACCTGTTGCAAGCACAGCGTGATTATTTCGGAGCTCACACTTATGAAAGAGTAGATCAGCCCCGAGGTCAATTCTTCCACACCAACTGGACAGGAAGAGGCGGGGATACAGCTTCTACCACCTATGTGGTTTAA
- the bsaA gene encoding Glutathione peroxidase BsaA, which produces MKTVLVCLLLAGALFIARSIYDFKVDGLTGGTINFADFKGKKILIVNTASKCGLTPQYEELELLYKKHKDKLVVVGFPANNFREQEPGTNEEIAEFCKKNYGVTFPMAAKISVKGNDIAPIYKYLIEEAKKKNLENPVTWNFGKFLINEKGELIATFSPRTKPMSKDILKYLN; this is translated from the coding sequence ATGAAAACCGTACTTGTTTGTTTGTTATTAGCCGGCGCCCTGTTTATCGCAAGGTCGATATATGATTTTAAAGTGGATGGTCTTACCGGGGGCACTATCAATTTTGCAGATTTTAAAGGAAAAAAAATTCTGATCGTCAATACAGCTAGCAAATGTGGCCTTACTCCGCAGTATGAAGAGCTGGAACTGTTGTATAAAAAGCATAAAGACAAACTGGTGGTGGTAGGATTTCCTGCGAATAACTTCCGCGAGCAGGAGCCTGGTACTAATGAGGAGATCGCGGAGTTTTGTAAAAAGAACTACGGCGTTACTTTTCCTATGGCTGCTAAGATTTCTGTAAAAGGAAATGATATAGCACCCATCTATAAATATTTGATAGAAGAGGCAAAGAAAAAAAATTTGGAAAACCCAGTTACTTGGAATTTTGGCAAGTTCTTAATTAACGAAAAGGGTGAGTTAATTGCCACTTTTTCTCCAAGAACCAAACCTATGAGTAAGGATATTCTGAAGTATTTAAACTAA